In a genomic window of Tursiops truncatus isolate mTurTru1 chromosome 7, mTurTru1.mat.Y, whole genome shotgun sequence:
- the ARL5A gene encoding ADP-ribosylation factor-like protein 5A, whose amino-acid sequence MGILFTRIWRLFNHQEHKVIIVGLDNAGKTTILYQFSMNEVVHTSPTIGSNVEEIVINNTRFLMWDIGGQESLRSSWNTYYTNTEFVIVVVDSTDRERISVTREELYKMLAHEDLRKAGLLIFANKQDVKECMTVAEISQFLKLTSIKDHQWHVQACCALTGEGLCQGLEWMMSRLKIR is encoded by the exons ATGGGAATTCTCTTCACCAGGATATGGAGACTGTTCAATCACCAGG agcaCAAAGTTATCATTGTTGGGCTGGATAATGCGGGAAAAACTACCATCCTTTACCAATT ttctaTGAATGAAGTTGTACATACGTCCCCAACAATAGGAAGTAATGTAGAAGAGATAGTGATTAATAATACACGTTTTCTAATGTGGGATATTGGTGGCCAAGAATCTCTTCGTTCTTCATGGAACACTTACTATACTAACACAGAG ttTGTAATAGTTGTTGTGGACAGTACAGACAGAGAAAGGATTTCTGTAACTAGAGAAGAACTCTATAAAATGTTAGCCCATGAG gACCTAAGGAAAGCTGGATTGCTAATCTTTGCTAATAAACAAGATGTTAAAGAATGCATGACTGTAGCAGAAATCTCCCAGTTTTTGAAACTAACTTCTATTAAAGATCACCAGTGGCATGTCCAGGCATGCTGTGCTCTTACTGGCGAGGG attaTGCCAAGGACTTGAATGGATGATGTCACGACTTAAGATTAGATGA